The Streptomyces sp. WZ-12 genome segment TTCCCGGCGCTGTGGACACGGATGCTCGACCCGACGTCGGCCCCCGCCCGGAGAGCGTGAGGGTCGTCGCACGATGCGCCGCTACGGCAAGAACCCCGATGAGGACGACGTCCGCGTCCGCCCCAACCGCAAGGGCAACCGCCCGCGGACGAGCATCCGGCCCAAGCACGAGGACGCCCGCGAGGGCCTGGTCCTGACCGTCGACCGGGGCCGCCTGACCTGCCTGATCGAGGGCCGGACGGTCACCGCCATGAAGGCCCGCGAGCTGGGCCGCAAGAGCGCGGTGGTCGGCGACCGGGTCGCGGTGGTCGGCGACCTGAGCGGCGACAAGGACACCCTGGCCCGGATAGTCCGGGTCGAGACGCGCTCCTCCACGCTGCGCCGCACCGCCGACGACGACGACCCGTTCGAGCGGGTGGTGGTCGCCAACGCCGACCAGCTCGCGATCGTCACCGCGCTCGCCGACCCCGAGCCCCGCCCCCGGCTGATCGACCGCTGCCTGGTCGCCGCCTACGACGCGGGGCTGGACCCGCTCCTGGTGCTGACCAAGTCCGACCTGGCGCCGCCGGACACCCTGCTGGAGTCCTACGGTGCGCTCGGCGTCCCGTACGTCGTCACCAACCGCGAGGAGCTGGCCGACGGCGCCGCCGCCGAGCGGGTCCGGGAGAAGCTGACCGGCCGGATGACGGCGTTCGTGGGGCACTCCGGGGTGGGCAAGACGACCCTGGTCAACGCCCTGGTGCCGGAGCGCCGCCGGGCCACCGGGCACGTCAACGCGGTCACCGGCCGCGGCCGGCACACCACCACCTCGGCGCTGGCGCTGCCGCTCCCGGACGACACCGGCTGGGTCATCGACACCCCGGGCGTCCGCTCCTTCGGGCTGGCCCACATCGACCCGTCCCGGGTCATCAACGCCTTCCCGGACCTGGATCCCGGCACCGCCGAGTGCCCCCGGGCGTGCAGCCACGACGAGCCGGACTGCGCGCTGGACGCCTGGGTGGCCGAGGGGCACGCGGACCCGGCCCGCCTGTATTCCCTGCGCCGGCTGCTGGCCACCCGCGAGCGGCGCGAGGGCGACTGAGCGCGGCGATCCCCTGCCGACCATCCGGACCGCGGGCATAATCGCCTTCAACCAGGACGCGGTCCGGTCTGGTCCGGTCCATTCCCGTCCGATCCGGTCCGGCCCCGCCAGAAGTGCTCAACCGGCTGGCGCGGCCCCGAGCTGACGGAGGCGTGGGATATGGCGTGGCTGCTGGTCGTGGTGGCGGGGCTGCTGGAGACCGGCTTCGCGGTCTGCCTCAAGCTCTCGCACGGCTTCACCCGCCTCTACCCCACGGTCGCCTTCGCCGTCTTCGCGCTGGGCAGCTTCGGCCTGTTGACCCTGGCGCTGCGGAAGCTGGACGTCGGCCCGGCGTACGCGGTGTGGACCGGCATCGGCGCGGCCGGCACCGCGATCTACGGCATGATCTTCCTCGGCGACCTGGTCTCCACGTTGAAGATCGTCTCCATCACGCTGGTGGTCGTCGGGGTGATCGGGCTCCAACTGTCCGGCTCGGCGCACTGAAGCACGTCGAAGCACGCACAGGCGGCCGGTGGGAACGCGCCATCAGGCCGTGAGCCCGGCGAACGCCTTCCGGACGAGCCGGCCGACCGCCTCGGTCTCGGCCTCCGGCGCCCGCTGCCGCGGCACCTGCGCGGACGCCCCCGCCGGCGCCGCGTCCGGTGCCGGTCCCGCCGGGACGATCACACAGGACAGCGTCAACCGGGCCGCGGTCTCGCAGGCGGTCCCCAGGGCCGGCAGTTCCTCCCGGGGCCGGCCGGGCGCCAACGCCGCCACCGCCCGGTCGCGGAAGTGCCCGACGAGTTCCGCCGGCCCGGTCTGCCCGGCCGGCAGCCGCTCCCCCCAACATCCCGTCAGCGCCGCCTTGACCAGCGGATTCGTCCGCGCGGCGCGCAGCGTCCAGGCGGCCGCGGCGGCCACCCGCGCGGCCGCGTCGCCCGCCGGGCCGTCCAGGCCGTCCGGGCCTCCGACGGCCAGCGCCCGCTCCACCCCGGTCAGATAGCTCTCGGTCTCCCGGCTGACCAGCGCGCGGGCCAACCCCTCCTTGCTGCCGAAGGCGTTGTAGAGCGTCTGCCGGGAGACCCCGGCCGCCGTCGCCACCTCCACCATCCGGACCTCCACCCAGGCCCGGTTCAGCAGCGCCGCATAGGCGGCGTCCAGCAGGGCCTCACGCGCCGAGGGCATCCGCCACCTCCCCGACCCACCCGACTTGTGGGCCAGCTCACAGAATTGACGCACCGTCAGGGACTGTCAAGACCCGCTACGGGCACCGCCGGCGCGAACCCGACCGACGCCGACGGGCGGACCACCCGATGAGCGCGGCATGGCCGTGTGGCTCCCGCGCATACCAGTCGATACTGTTCGCCCATGCCCGACTATCACGATGATCTTCGCCTGGCACACGTCCTGGCGGACGCCGCGGACGCCGCGACCATGGAACGGTTCAAGGCCCTCGACCTCAAGGTGGAGACCAAACCGGACATGACCCCGGTGACCGAGGCGGACAAGTCCGCCGAGGAACTGATCCGCAGCCACCTCCAGCGCGCCCGGCCGCGGGACGCGGTGCTCGGCGAGGAGTTCGGCAGCGAGGGCTCGGGCCCGCGCCGCTGGATCATCGACCCGATCGACGGCACCAAGAACTACGTGCGCGGGGTGCCGGTCTGGGCGACCCTGATCGCCCTGATGGAGCGCGGCGAGGGCGGCGACCGCCCGGTCGTCGGGCTGGTCTCCGCGCCGGCGCTGAACCGTCGCTGGTGGGCCGCGGAGGGCCTCGGCGCCTTCACCGGCCGCAGCCTGACCTCGGCGACCCGGCTGCAGGCCTCCCAGGTCGGCCGCATGCAGGACGCGTCCTTCGCCTACTCCTCGCTGACCGGCTGGGAGGAGCGCGGCAAGCTCCCCAACTTCCTCAACCTGTCCCGAGACTGCTGGCGCACCCGCGCCTACGGGGACTTCTGGCCGTACATGATGGTCGCCGAGGGGACCGTGGACATCTGCGCGGAGCCGGAGTTGTCGCTCTGGGACATGGCGGCCTGTGCGGTGATCGTCCAGGAGGCCGGCGGGCGCTTCACCGGACTCGACGGCCGACCCGGCCCACACAGCGGCAACGCGGCGGCCTCCAACGGCCTGCTCCACGAGGACCTGCTCTCCTACGTCGGCGACGACCGGAGCTGATCCCGCACGGGTGACCGGCGCCGGCTTTCACGCCGCGCACACCCCGGCCGACCTGCACAGGGGCGGATGTTCGGACTGACGTCCAGCATCTGCCCCTTGTTGTGCGCCCGGGAGCATGTGAATATGAGAAGCCCCCACTTTGTGAATTTGTGAATCGTTTCGCATTTTCACAGCCCCAAGGAGGTGGCTCTTCTCCATGCCCATGCTCGTCAAAGACGCCATGAGCACGGTGGTCCTCACCATCGGGCCGGCTCACACCCTCCGCCAAGCGGCGCGGCTGATGGCGGCCCGCCGCATCGGCGCGGCCGTGGTCCTCGACAACGACACCTGCGGCATCGGCATCCTCACCGAGCGCGACATCCTCAACTCCCTTGGCGCGGGCGAGAATCCCGACCGGGAGACCGCACAGGGCCACACCACCTCGGACGTGGTCTTCGCGGCCCCCGACTGGACCCTGGACGACGCGGCGGGCGCCATGGTCCGCGGCGGCTTCCGCCACCTCGTCGTCCTCGACGACATGGAACCCGTCGGCATCGTCTCGGTCCGCGACATCATCCGCTGCTGGTCCGGCGTCCCCGCCCGGGCGGCCGCGGCGGCATGAGGGGCACCACCGCGCACCTCGACTCCGGGCCCGCCCCGTGCGGGCACGGGTCGGCGTACGCGCGAAGAGGCCGGAGCCCCATGGCTTCCGGCCTCTTCGGCATGTACGGCAAGCGACGACGGATCGCCCCGTGCCGCGACCACCGCGCGGGCGGCGGCCGCAGCGCGTGGGACGTCAGCCGCGCAGGGCCTGGACCGCGGCCTCCAGCCGCTTGCCGTAGTCCGCGTCCGCCTTGCGGAAGTTCTCGATCGCGCGCTGCGCGATGTCGTCGCGGGAGACCTTGGCGATGAAGCCCGCCAGGTTGTTGATCAGGCGCTCCTTCTCGGCCTCGGACATCAGGCGGTAGAGGTTGCCGGCCTGGACGAAGTCGTTGTCCTCGGCGTGCGAGGGCGCCGCGCTCTTGGCGGACTCGCCGGAGACCGCGACCGGCTGCCACAGCGGCCGGCCGGTCTCGACCGGGCCGCCGAAGCTGTTGGGCTCGTAGTTCTTCTGGCCGGCGTGGCGGCCGTCGTAGAGCACGCCGTCCCGACCGTGGGTGCGCGCCTCGGTGGCGTGCGGGCGGTTCACCGGGAGGTGGTCGGCGTTGATGCCGACGCGGTAGCGGTGCGCGTCGCCGTAGGCGAACAGGCGGCCCTGGAGCATCTTGTCGGGCGAGGGGCCGATGCCCGGCACGAAGTGGTGCGGGGAGAAGATCGACTGCTCGACCTCGGCGAAGATGTTCTCCGGGTTGCGGTTGAGCTCCAGCTTGCCGATCTCGATCGGCGGGTAGTCCTCGTGCGGCCAGACCTTGGTCAGGTCGAACGGGTTGAAGCGGTAGTTGGCCGCCTCGGCCGCCGGCATGATCTGCACCTGGACCGTCCAGGTCGGGAACTCACCGCGCTCGATGGACTCGCGCAGGTCCCGCTGGTGGCTGTCCGGGTCCTCGCCGGCCAGCTTGTTGGCCTCGTCCTGGACGAGGCTCTTGATGCCCTGGTCGGTCTTGAAGTGGTACTTGACCCAGAAGACCTCGCCCGCCTCGTTGCTCCACTGGAAGGTGTGCGAGCCGTAGCCGTTCATGTGGCGGTAGCTGGCCGGGATGCCGCGGTCGCCGAAGAGCCAGGTCACCTGGTGGGTGGCCTCGGGCGACAGACCCCAGAAGTCCCAGACGTTGTCCGCCTCCTGCGAGCCGGTGTACGGGTCGCGCTTCTGGGTGTGGATGAAGTCGGGGAACTTGATGGCGTCCTTGATGAAGAAGACCGGCGTGTTGTTGCCGACCAGGTCGTAGTTGCCCTCTTCGGTGTAGAACTTCAGCGCGAAGCCGCGGGGGTCGCGCACCGCGTCGGCCGCACCGAGGTTGCCCGCGACGGTCGAGAAGCGCAGGAACGTCTCGGTCTGCTTGCCGACCTCGGAGAGGAACTTCGCGCGGGTGTACTTCGTCACGTCCGCGGTCACGGTGAAGGTGCCGTACGCGCCGGCGCCGCGGGCGTGCACGATGCGCTCCGGGATGCGCTCGCGGTTGAAGTGCGCCAGCTTCTCGATCAGGTTCTGGTCCTGGATCAGACCGAGGCCGCCGACGCCGGCCGTCTCGCTGTTCTGGTTGTCCGCGACCGGGGCCCCGGCCTCCGTGGTCAGCGGTCCGGTGGTGCTCTCTACCGACACGTGCGCCTCCTGATGTCTTTCGTACACCTGCCCTTGGCTTTCGCCGAGCCCGATCCTACATTGGACATTGTCTAAGTCAAGAAGTGACCGAAAGTCGTACACAATCCGGTGATGGACGACCGCTGGTACCCTGGTGGCTATCTGACTGATAGGTGATTGGCATGAGTGACCTGCTGGAACGGCTCCGGGGACGCGGCTGGCGACTGACCGCACAGCGCCGCGTCGTCGCCGAGGTCCTGGACGGGGACCACGTCCACTACACCGCCGACGAGGTGCACGCCAAGGCGTCGGAGCGCCTTCCTGAGATCTCCCGCGCCACGGTCTACAACACCCTCGGCGAACTGGTCTCGCTCGGCGAGGTGATCGAGGTGAGCACCGACGGCCGCGCCAAGCGCTACGACCCCAACGCCCACCACGACCACCAGCACCTGGTCTGCTCGCGCTGCGGCACCATCCGCGACGTGCACCTGCACGGCGACCCGCTGTCCGCCCTGCCCGAGCCGGAGCGCTACGGCTTCGACGTCTCCGAGGTCACCGTGACCTACCGGGGCATCTGCCCCAACTGCAACACCGAGTCCTGACCCGGGCCCGGCCCCGTCCGGGCCGCGCCCCAGGCCCCCGCCACCACCGCGCGCCCTCCCCTCGGCCACCCCGCGGCCCCGTTCCGCTCACGGAGCAACGACCCGCCGCCGACCAGGACACCCCGGCCCCCAGTCGACAGCCGACGACATCCCCGCCACTCCTCGCGCCCGCCTACCTGCCCGCGCGCGGGACGCCCACTCCCCTGTCGCCCCACCTGACGGCACGTCATATCGCCGCAGCGCCAAGTGCTTTGATCGCGTCGCGCGTTTTGATAACCGGGGCCGACGCACCCAGGGGAGGCGCACCGCGAGAGGGCCTCCCGCCCCCCAGCCGCACGCACGGCCAACCGCGCTCGGCGCCGCCACTCCCACAACGCCGAAGGCCCGGATCCTTGAGGATCCGGGCCTTCGGTTTCAGTAGCGGGGACAGGATTTGAACCTGCGACCTCTGGGTTATGAGCCCAGCGAGCTACCGAGCTGCTCCACCCCGCGCCGTTGTGTCTCAACTTTAACCCCACCGCGACGACCAGCGCAAATTCCCTCCGCGGGGCCCCGGGGCCGGCCCTCGGACCGGGCCCCGGACACCGGGCGCAGACCGCACCCTGCCGCCGTCACGCGCTCAGTTCCTCCTGGAGCGCCGCCCGCAACCGGGCCGCCCGTTCGGCCACCTCCGGCGGCCCCAGCTCCACGGCCCGCGCGCACCAACGCTGGGCCTCCGCGAGCGCCCCGCGCCGGGCGGCGATCAGCGCCAGCCGCAGCGCCGCCCGACCGTGCCCGCCCTCGGCGGCGCGCTGCCACCACAGGGTGGCCTCGGGCAGGCTGCCCTCGCGGGCCAGCAGCAGGCCGAGGTTGAAGGCGCCGTTGCGGCTGCCGGCCTCGGCCGCCGCGCGGTACCAGTTCGCCGCCTCGACGACGTCACCCTGAGCCGCCGCGAACATGCCAACCCGGACCTGGGCGCGGCGGTGGCCCTGCCGGGCGGCCCGCTCGTACCACTGCCGGCTCTCGTCGCCCTCGGCCCGCTCGCCGTCCGCACCCGCGGAGCGCCGGTCCAGCAGGTCGGCGAGCCGGAAGGCCGCCTCGGCGCTACCGCCCCCGGCCGCGCAACGGAGGTTCCGCTCGGCGTCCTTGATCTCGCCGTCCCGGAGTTGCGCTATGGCCACCTGGAGCGCGGCCTCGGTGTGCCCGGCGGCCGCCGCGCGCTCGTACCAGGAGAGCGCCAGCCGCTCCTCGCCGCGCCCGGCGAACAGGATGCCGAGGTTGAACGCGGCGTCCACGCTGCCGGCCTCGGCCGCCTTGGAGAACCACGGCTCGGCCCCGGAGGCGTCGCCGCGCTGCAGCAGCAGGATCGCCAGCGCGTTGGCCGCCTCGCGGTGACCGGTGTACGCGGCGCGGCGGTACCACTGTTCGCCCCGGCCGGGCCGGCCCTGCTCGGCGCAGAGCAGGCCGAGGTTGTAGGCGCCGTTGATGTCCCCGGCGTCCAGCGCGGCGCGGTACCAGCGCTCGGCGGTCTGGAGTTCACCGCGGTCGGCGTGGAGCGCCCCCAGGGCGTTGGCCGCGTTGCCGTCGCCGTCCTGGGCCGCGCGCCGCCACCACTCGGCGGCGCTCTCCTCGTCGCCGGCGTCGCGCAGCAGGAAGCCCAACGCGCAGGCGGCGCGGGCCTCGCCGTCCTTGGCCGCGGAGAGGTACCAGCGGCCGGCCTCCTGGATGTCGCCGCGCTCCTCCAGCAGCGCGCCCAGTTGCAGCGCGGCCCGCCGGTGGCCGCGGGCGGCGGCCTGGCGGTACCACTGCTGGGCCTCGACCTGCTGGGTCAACTCCCCGTAGGCGGGCGTCGTTCGGCGCTCGGCGTCCCGGCCCTCCTCGATGAGCCGGGCCAGGCGGTAGGCGGCCTCGCGGTGACCGCGCTCGGCGGCGGCCCGGAACCAGCGCTCGGCGCCGATGTCGCCGCGGTGCTCCAGGAGGTCGGCGAGGGCGTAGGCGCCCAAGTAGTGGCCGGACTCGGCGGATTGGCGCAGCCAGTACTCGGCGGCCGGCTCGTCGCCGCGCTCGCGGTAGTGACGGCCCAGGGCGTGCGCCGCGGCGGCGGAACCGGCGACGGCGGCGATCCGCCACCAACCGGCGGCCTCGTCGCCGTAGCCCCGCTGGTGCAGGAGGACGCCGAGGTTGTTGGCCGCGGCCCGGTCCCCCGCGGCGGCCGCGGAGCGCAGGTGAGGTTCGGCGCCGTCCAGATCGGCACGGCGCAACAGCAGTGCGCCCAGGGCGCTCATGGCGGCGGTGTCGCCCGCCTCGGCGGCGCGGCGGTAGCCGGACTCGGTCACCGCGTCGGACGCCTCGGCCGTGCCGTCGGCCTCCATCGCGTCCATCGCCTTCTCGGAATCGCGCCCGTCGTCGGGCGCCTGCACAAACCGGTCCGTCTCCAACAACCTTGCCTTGTCCCCCATAAGAACCATCGTCGCATCACCTGTAACGCACGTACACCTGGTATACCGCAGCAAGTGAGGTCACTTCAGCGGTTTGTCGACTTCCCGACACGGCGACATGCCAAACTCAAGCACACAGCTTTCCCACATGGGGCGTCCGACCCGCCTGTCGGCCGCTTTGACACGAACGCATGACAAAGGCCCGGATCCTCAAGGAATCCGGGCCTTGGTCTTCAGTAGCGGGGACAGGATTTGAACCTGCGACCTCTGGGTTATGAGCCCAGCGAGCTACCGAGCTGCTCCACCCCGCGCCGTTGTGACTCCAACGTATCACGCCACGGGGCCGCGATTGACACTCGGTGCGCGGTGGCCGCCGGTTCGCGCCGGCGGCCACCCCGCTGAGGCCCGCGCCGGGCACCACCCAGTGGTGCCCGGGGAAGGCTCAGCCGCTCGACTTCCCGCCCTTCTCGGACGCCTTGGCCGCCCGGTCCAGTGCGGCCTTCAGCTTCTTCTGGGCGTCGCCGTACGCGGCCCAGTCGCCCGCCACGCGCGCCTTCTCGCCCTCGTCGTACGCCTTCTCGGCGTCCGACAGGGCCTGTTGGACGGTCTGGCCGGACGGCGGCTGCTCGCCGGTCTGGCCGCCGCCGGGCGGGTTCTCCGGGCTGGTGCCCGCGCTCGGCGCCTTCTTGCCGAAGACCACGTCCAGCGCGTCCTTGAGGCTGTTCTCCAGGACGGGCTTGCTGTCGCCGTAGCTCACCAACACCTTCTTCAGGAGCGGGTAGTTGGTGTTGGCGCCGCGCAGGTAGACCGGTTCGACGTAGAGCAGTCCGCCGTCCAACGGGACGGTCAGCAGGTTGCCGTACTCGATCTCCGAGTCGCCGAACTTCTTGAGGATGTTGAGCTCGTTGGCGATGGCCGGGTCGGAGTTGAACTTCGACTGGGCCAACTGCGGTCCGGGCACCGGGGTCTGCGCGGGCAGCTTCAGCAATCTGATCTTGCCGTAGTCGTCGCTGTTCGCGTCAGCGTCGACCGCCATGAAGGCGCCCAGGTTGTCCTTCTTGTTGGGCGTGAAGGTAGTCGTCAACGAGAACGCCCGGTCCTTCTGGTCGGGCATCTTCATGCTGAGGTAGTACGGCGGCACCGCGTTGCCCGACTTGGTGGTCGGGTCGTTCGGGATCTGCCAGCGCTCCGAACCGGTGTAGAAGGTGCCCGGGTCGGTGACGTGGTACGTGGTCAGCAACTGGCGCTGCACCTTGAAGAGGTCCTGCGGGTAGCGCAGGTGGGCCTTCAGCTCGGGGCTGATGGAGTCCTTCTTCTCGACCGTGCCGGGGAACGCCTTCATCCAGGTCTTCAGGACCGGGTCCTTGGTGTCCCACTGGTAGAGCTTGACCGTGCCGTCATAGGCGTCGACCGTCGCCTTGACCGAGTTACGGATGTAGTTGACCTGGTTCTGCTGGGCCACCACCGCGCGCTGGCCGTTGGTGAGCGAGTCGGCGGTGCTGTCCCCGAGGGTGGTGCGCGAGGCGTACGGGTAGCCGTTGCTGGTGGTGTACGCGTCCACGATCCACTGGATGCGGCCGTTGATCACCGCCGGGTAGGCGTCGCCGTCGATGGTCAGCCAGGGGGCGACGGACTCCACGCGCTCCTTGGGCGTGCGGTTGTACAGGATCCGCGACTTGTCCCCGATGGCGCCGGAGTAGAGGATCTGCGGCTCCCCGAACGCCACCGCGTACGCGGCGCGGTTGATCGGGTTGGACAGGCTCACCCCGCTCTTGCCCTGGTAGCGGTAGCCCTTCTCGCCGCTGTCGTCGGAGTAGTCCAGCTCCTTCTGCGGCCCGCCCACGATGGAGTACTGGGTGGTCTTCTCGCCGTAGTAGACCCGCTGTTCGTACGGGGGGAGCTGGCCACGGGAGGGGAGGTTGGCCTCGGTGTAGTCCGGGGCGCCGCCGTCGGCGGTCTCGGTCCCCTTGGCGGTGACCGCGCCGTAGCCGTGGGTGTACTTGAAGTGGTCGTTGATCCAGTTGCGTTCGGGGATGCCGGCGATGTTCAGCTCGCGCAGGCCGATGACGGTGTCCTGCTCCTTGCCGTCCTTGTCCTTGTACCGGTCGACGTCCAGGGTGGACGGGAACTGGTAGTAGGACCGCACCTGTTGCTGCTGCTGGAAGGCCGGCGAGACCACGTTCGGGTCGAGCAGCCGCATGCTGGCGGTGGTGTCCGCCGCGTCCCGCAGCCGCTGGCTGTCCTCCTTGGTGGTCGGCTTGTAGTTGCCCTTGTAGGGCGTCACGTCGGCGTCCTGGATGTCGTACGCGTCCCGGGTCGCCTTGATGTTGTTCTCGATGTACGGCGCTTCCTTGGCCTGCTCGTTGGGCTGGACCTGGAACTTCTGCACGATCGCTGGGTACAGCCCGCCGATCAGGACGGCGGAGAGCACCATCAGCCCGAAGCCGATCACCGGCAACTGCCAGGTGCGCCGCCAGAGGGTGGCGAAGAACAGGACCGCGCAGATCGCCGCGATGAAGAACAGGATGGTCTTCGCCGGCAGATAGGCGTTGGCGTCGACGTAGCGCAGACCGGTCCAGTTGTCGGCCGACTTCAGGCCGCTGGACTTCACCGCCAGGCCGTAGCGGTCGAGCCAGTACGCGACCGCCTTCAGGGAGACGAAGATGCCCAGCAGCACCGAGAGGTGGCCGGTGGCCGCGGCGGTCGCCCGGGAACCGGGGCTGGTCAGCCGCAGTCCGCCGTAGAGGTAGTGGGTGAGGGCGGCGGCCACCAGGGACAGCACCGCGCAGGCGAAGCCGAAGCTCAACAGGAAGCGGTACCAGGGCAGATCGAAGGCGTAGAACGAGACGTCCTTGTGGAACTGCGGGTCCGTGGTGCCGAACGGGACGCGGTTGACCCACTGGAGCCAGGTACGCCACTCACCGGAGGCGGAGGCCCCGGCGATCAGCCCGATCACCGCGGTGATCGCGATCAGCGCCCACTTCTTGAACGGGGCGATGCCCATGCGGTAGCGGTCCAGGCTCTGCTGCTCCGTGGACATCGCGGCGAGCGGCGGCCGCAGCCGGTGCGCCAGCCAGATGTTGATGCCGACGGCGATCGCCATGACGAAGCCGAAGGCGAAGAACAGTCCGATCTTGGTCCACAGGGTGGTGGTGAAGACCGAGGAGAAGTGGACCGAGCGGTACCAGAGCCAGTCGGTCCAGAAGCCCGAGAACATCACGAAGAGCATGGCCAGCACGGCCAGTGCGCCCAACGTCATGAGCAGGGTTCGGAACCGCCGCGACGGTCGGCCGACTCTGATCCGTGGCCCGGAGGGGCCTCCGCCGCGGTCCGGCATCTGGAAAGCCAAGGTGCGCACCTCGAAGTTCGCTGTCGTGTGGAGCAGGCCCGGCGATAGTAGGACCC includes the following:
- the rsgA gene encoding ribosome small subunit-dependent GTPase A, with the protein product MRRYGKNPDEDDVRVRPNRKGNRPRTSIRPKHEDAREGLVLTVDRGRLTCLIEGRTVTAMKARELGRKSAVVGDRVAVVGDLSGDKDTLARIVRVETRSSTLRRTADDDDPFERVVVANADQLAIVTALADPEPRPRLIDRCLVAAYDAGLDPLLVLTKSDLAPPDTLLESYGALGVPYVVTNREELADGAAAERVREKLTGRMTAFVGHSGVGKTTLVNALVPERRRATGHVNAVTGRGRHTTTSALALPLPDDTGWVIDTPGVRSFGLAHIDPSRVINAFPDLDPGTAECPRACSHDEPDCALDAWVAEGHADPARLYSLRRLLATRERREGD
- a CDS encoding DMT family transporter yields the protein MAWLLVVVAGLLETGFAVCLKLSHGFTRLYPTVAFAVFALGSFGLLTLALRKLDVGPAYAVWTGIGAAGTAIYGMIFLGDLVSTLKIVSITLVVVGVIGLQLSGSAH
- a CDS encoding TetR/AcrR family transcriptional regulator, with protein sequence MPSAREALLDAAYAALLNRAWVEVRMVEVATAAGVSRQTLYNAFGSKEGLARALVSRETESYLTGVERALAVGGPDGLDGPAGDAAARVAAAAAWTLRAARTNPLVKAALTGCWGERLPAGQTGPAELVGHFRDRAVAALAPGRPREELPALGTACETAARLTLSCVIVPAGPAPDAAPAGASAQVPRQRAPEAETEAVGRLVRKAFAGLTA
- the hisN gene encoding histidinol-phosphatase, yielding MPDYHDDLRLAHVLADAADAATMERFKALDLKVETKPDMTPVTEADKSAEELIRSHLQRARPRDAVLGEEFGSEGSGPRRWIIDPIDGTKNYVRGVPVWATLIALMERGEGGDRPVVGLVSAPALNRRWWAAEGLGAFTGRSLTSATRLQASQVGRMQDASFAYSSLTGWEERGKLPNFLNLSRDCWRTRAYGDFWPYMMVAEGTVDICAEPELSLWDMAACAVIVQEAGGRFTGLDGRPGPHSGNAAASNGLLHEDLLSYVGDDRS
- a CDS encoding CBS domain-containing protein gives rise to the protein MLVKDAMSTVVLTIGPAHTLRQAARLMAARRIGAAVVLDNDTCGIGILTERDILNSLGAGENPDRETAQGHTTSDVVFAAPDWTLDDAAGAMVRGGFRHLVVLDDMEPVGIVSVRDIIRCWSGVPARAAAAA
- a CDS encoding catalase, translated to MSVESTTGPLTTEAGAPVADNQNSETAGVGGLGLIQDQNLIEKLAHFNRERIPERIVHARGAGAYGTFTVTADVTKYTRAKFLSEVGKQTETFLRFSTVAGNLGAADAVRDPRGFALKFYTEEGNYDLVGNNTPVFFIKDAIKFPDFIHTQKRDPYTGSQEADNVWDFWGLSPEATHQVTWLFGDRGIPASYRHMNGYGSHTFQWSNEAGEVFWVKYHFKTDQGIKSLVQDEANKLAGEDPDSHQRDLRESIERGEFPTWTVQVQIMPAAEAANYRFNPFDLTKVWPHEDYPPIEIGKLELNRNPENIFAEVEQSIFSPHHFVPGIGPSPDKMLQGRLFAYGDAHRYRVGINADHLPVNRPHATEARTHGRDGVLYDGRHAGQKNYEPNSFGGPVETGRPLWQPVAVSGESAKSAAPSHAEDNDFVQAGNLYRLMSEAEKERLINNLAGFIAKVSRDDIAQRAIENFRKADADYGKRLEAAVQALRG
- a CDS encoding Fur family transcriptional regulator — translated: MSDLLERLRGRGWRLTAQRRVVAEVLDGDHVHYTADEVHAKASERLPEISRATVYNTLGELVSLGEVIEVSTDGRAKRYDPNAHHDHQHLVCSRCGTIRDVHLHGDPLSALPEPERYGFDVSEVTVTYRGICPNCNTES
- a CDS encoding tetratricopeptide repeat protein; this encodes MVLMGDKARLLETDRFVQAPDDGRDSEKAMDAMEADGTAEASDAVTESGYRRAAEAGDTAAMSALGALLLRRADLDGAEPHLRSAAAAGDRAAANNLGVLLHQRGYGDEAAGWWRIAAVAGSAAAAHALGRHYRERGDEPAAEYWLRQSAESGHYLGAYALADLLEHRGDIGAERWFRAAAERGHREAAYRLARLIEEGRDAERRTTPAYGELTQQVEAQQWYRQAAARGHRRAALQLGALLEERGDIQEAGRWYLSAAKDGEARAACALGFLLRDAGDEESAAEWWRRAAQDGDGNAANALGALHADRGELQTAERWYRAALDAGDINGAYNLGLLCAEQGRPGRGEQWYRRAAYTGHREAANALAILLLQRGDASGAEPWFSKAAEAGSVDAAFNLGILFAGRGEERLALSWYERAAAAGHTEAALQVAIAQLRDGEIKDAERNLRCAAGGGSAEAAFRLADLLDRRSAGADGERAEGDESRQWYERAARQGHRRAQVRVGMFAAAQGDVVEAANWYRAAAEAGSRNGAFNLGLLLAREGSLPEATLWWQRAAEGGHGRAALRLALIAARRGALAEAQRWCARAVELGPPEVAERAARLRAALQEELSA
- a CDS encoding UPF0182 family membrane protein, translating into MTLGALAVLAMLFVMFSGFWTDWLWYRSVHFSSVFTTTLWTKIGLFFAFGFVMAIAVGINIWLAHRLRPPLAAMSTEQQSLDRYRMGIAPFKKWALIAITAVIGLIAGASASGEWRTWLQWVNRVPFGTTDPQFHKDVSFYAFDLPWYRFLLSFGFACAVLSLVAAALTHYLYGGLRLTSPGSRATAAATGHLSVLLGIFVSLKAVAYWLDRYGLAVKSSGLKSADNWTGLRYVDANAYLPAKTILFFIAAICAVLFFATLWRRTWQLPVIGFGLMVLSAVLIGGLYPAIVQKFQVQPNEQAKEAPYIENNIKATRDAYDIQDADVTPYKGNYKPTTKEDSQRLRDAADTTASMRLLDPNVVSPAFQQQQQVRSYYQFPSTLDVDRYKDKDGKEQDTVIGLRELNIAGIPERNWINDHFKYTHGYGAVTAKGTETADGGAPDYTEANLPSRGQLPPYEQRVYYGEKTTQYSIVGGPQKELDYSDDSGEKGYRYQGKSGVSLSNPINRAAYAVAFGEPQILYSGAIGDKSRILYNRTPKERVESVAPWLTIDGDAYPAVINGRIQWIVDAYTTSNGYPYASRTTLGDSTADSLTNGQRAVVAQQNQVNYIRNSVKATVDAYDGTVKLYQWDTKDPVLKTWMKAFPGTVEKKDSISPELKAHLRYPQDLFKVQRQLLTTYHVTDPGTFYTGSERWQIPNDPTTKSGNAVPPYYLSMKMPDQKDRAFSLTTTFTPNKKDNLGAFMAVDADANSDDYGKIRLLKLPAQTPVPGPQLAQSKFNSDPAIANELNILKKFGDSEIEYGNLLTVPLDGGLLYVEPVYLRGANTNYPLLKKVLVSYGDSKPVLENSLKDALDVVFGKKAPSAGTSPENPPGGGQTGEQPPSGQTVQQALSDAEKAYDEGEKARVAGDWAAYGDAQKKLKAALDRAAKASEKGGKSSG